A window of the Labrus mixtus chromosome 8, fLabMix1.1, whole genome shotgun sequence genome harbors these coding sequences:
- the hhatla gene encoding hedgehog acyltransferase like, a has protein sequence MGIKAALPRYELYLYRAVLVGALIWAGSWILEASSENVSRKAFKESVKPGWHYFGRKMDVADFEWMMWFSTFRNHILFALTGHVIFAKIFTLIAPKHRSLIFGVYGGLAVLVTMGWTFMALVLSHCIILYSVALVKSKWLSFAAGLATLASIKLEPYNSWQESLVTGSFDLQDILFYGGCGFSIMRCMSFALENCEKKDGNYTFCDLLKYNFYLPFFFFGPIMTFDKYHVQANNTQLTRKEREMWNITTKALLHLGGILVVDVFFHYLYILTIPTDMKLVSKLSDWCLAGLAYSNLVYDWVKAALMFGVINTVSTLDHLDPPQPPKCITKLYVFAETHFDRGINDWLCKYVYDFIGGDHDKIFKELLATICTFTITTLWLGPCQLVYIWSFFNCFGLNFELWVAKFFSLPPFSTIEGAMGEAMSRRIRGVFNAANFWTIVLYNVLALNSLEFAKLVGRRLIFKGFPLSTLSVLLVTYCGVQVVKESERQQALLEEPEPVKPEDGGKEKAE, from the exons ATGGGGATCAAGGCTGCCCTCCCCAGATATGAGCTGTATCTCTACAGAGCCGTTCTCGTCGGGGCCTTGATATGGGCAGGCAGTTGGATACTCGAAGCTTCAAGTG AGAATGTAAGCAGAAAGGCCTTCAAGGAAAGCGTGAAACCAGGATGGCATTACTTTGGCAGGAAAATG GATGTTGCGGACTTTGAGTGGATGATGTGGTTCTCTACTTTCCGTAACCACATCCTTTTTGCTCTCACCGGTCACGTTATCTTTGCCAAGATATTCACCCTGATAGCTCCAAAG CACAGATCCTTGATCTTTGGTGTGTACGGGGGTTTGGCGGTCCTGGTGACGATGGGCTGGACCTTCATGGCTCTGGTTCTGTCTCACTGCATCATCCTCTACAGTGTCGCTCTGGTCAAGAGCAAGTGGTTGAGCTTTGCGGCCGGCCTGGCCACGCTAGCCTCCATCAAGCTGGAGCCTTATAACTCCTGGCAG GAATCCTTAGTGACCGGCTCCTTTGACCTGCAAGACATCCTGTTTTACGGAGGCTGTGGCTTCAGCATCATGCGCTGTATGAGCTTCGCTTTAGAGAACTGTGAGAAGAAGGACGGAAACTACACTTTCTGTGACCTGCTGAAATACAACTTCTacctccccttcttcttctttggaccCATCATGACCTTCGATAAGTATCATGTCCAG GCGAACAACACCCAGCTGACCcgtaaggagagagagatgtggaaCATCACCACCAAGGCTTTGTTGCATCTTGGAGGGATTCTGGTGGTCGACGTCTTCTTCCACTACCTCTACATCCTGACAATCCCCACTGACATGAAGCTGGTTTCCAAGCTGTCCGACTGGTGTCTGG CTGGTCTGGCTTATTCCAACCTGGTGTATGACTGGGTGAAAGCAGCCTTGATGTTTGGAGTCATCAACACCGTGTCTACACTGGACCACCTGGACCCTCCTCAGCCCCCCAAGTGTATCACCAAGCTCTATGTCTTTGCTGAAAC gcACTTTGACAGAGGCATCAACGACTGGCTGTGCAA GTATGTTTATGACTTCATCGGTGGGGACCACGATAAAATCTTTAAGGAGCTCCTGGCAACCATCTGCACCTTCACCATCACCACTCTGTGGCTGGGCCCGTGTCAGCTGGTCTATATCTGGTCCTTCTTCAACTGCTTCGGCCTCAACTTTGAGTTGTGGGTCGCCAAgttcttctccctccctccattttCTACCATAGAG GGTGCAATGGGTGAAGCCATGTCGCGCAGGATCCGAGGTGTGTTCAATGCGGCCAACTTCTGGACCATTGTCCTCTACAATGTTCTCGCTCTGAACAGTTTGGAGTTTGCCAAACTGGTGGGAAGACGGCTGATTTTCAAAG GTTTCCCTCTGTCCACCCTCTCAGTGTTACTCGTGACCTACTGTGGTGTGCAGGTGGTGAAGGAGAGTGAGAGACAACAAGCCCTGCTGGAGGAGCCGGAGCCCGTGAAGCCAGAAGACGGAGGCAAAGAAAAAGCCGAgtaa
- the LOC132978757 gene encoding CTD small phosphatase-like protein isoform X2, with protein sequence MDHMSIITQVSNPKEEEIICFNQEKASQSNSSLKKQRSRSIFSTFFCCFRNYNVEPPANNTNTSALPPPVEENGSPPKPPAKYLLPEMIISDYGKKCVVIDLDETLVHSSFKPISNADFIVPVEIDGTVHQVYVLKRPHVDEFLQKMGELFECVLFTASLAKYADPVADLLDQWGVFRARLFRESCVFHRGNYVKDLSRLGRELSNVIIVDNSPASYIFHPENAVPVQSWFDDMNDTELLDLLPFFEGLSKEEEVYGVLQNLRGR encoded by the exons ATGGACCACATGTCCATAATAACCCAAGTTTCCAACCCAAAGGAGGAGGAAATAATATGCTTCAACCAGGAAAAAG CGTCCCAGTCGAACAGCAGCCTAAAGAAGCAGAGGAGCCGGAGCATCTTTAGCACATTCTTCTGCTGCTTCCGCAATTACAATGTGGAACCCCCAGCCAACAACACTAACACCAGCGCCCTGCCTCCACCTGTTGAGGAGAATGGATCTCCTCCCAAG CCACCAGCCAAATACCTCCTACCTGAGATGATAATATCTGACTATGGCAAAAAGTGTGTGGTGATTGACTTGGATGAAACGCTCGTCCACAGTTCATTCAAG CCCATCAGCAATGCTGATTTCATTGTTCCAGTGGAGATCGATGGTACCGTTCATCAG GTTTATGTGCTGAAGCGACCCCATGTGGATGAGTTTCTTCAAAAGATGGGCGAGCTTTTTGAATGTGTGCTCTTTACAGCCAGCCTTGCCAAG TATGCAGACCCTGTGGCAGACCTGCTGGACCAGTGGGGCGTGTTTCGAGCACGACTCTTCAGAGAGTCCTGCGTTTTTCACAGAGGGAACTATGTCAAAGACCTCAGCCGGCTGGGACGAGAGCTCAGCAACGTCATCATTGTGGACAATTCACCCGCCTCGTACATTTTCCACCCAGAAAACGCT GTTCCGGTCCAGTCCTGGTTTGACGATATGAATGACACAGAGCTCCTGGACCTGCTGCCTTTCTTTGAGGGACTCAGCAAAGAGGAAGAGGTTTACGGGGTCCTGCAGAACCTAAGAGGCAGGTAG
- the LOC132978757 gene encoding CTD small phosphatase-like protein isoform X1 yields the protein MDHMSIITQVSNPKEEEIICFNQEKASQSNSSLKKQRSRSIFSTFFCCFRNYNVEPPANNTNTSALPPPVEENGSPPKCDQVEVIPVPSPPAKYLLPEMIISDYGKKCVVIDLDETLVHSSFKPISNADFIVPVEIDGTVHQVYVLKRPHVDEFLQKMGELFECVLFTASLAKYADPVADLLDQWGVFRARLFRESCVFHRGNYVKDLSRLGRELSNVIIVDNSPASYIFHPENAVPVQSWFDDMNDTELLDLLPFFEGLSKEEEVYGVLQNLRGR from the exons ATGGACCACATGTCCATAATAACCCAAGTTTCCAACCCAAAGGAGGAGGAAATAATATGCTTCAACCAGGAAAAAG CGTCCCAGTCGAACAGCAGCCTAAAGAAGCAGAGGAGCCGGAGCATCTTTAGCACATTCTTCTGCTGCTTCCGCAATTACAATGTGGAACCCCCAGCCAACAACACTAACACCAGCGCCCTGCCTCCACCTGTTGAGGAGAATGGATCTCCTCCCAAG TGTGACCAGGTCGAGGTCATCCCTGTCCCTAGT CCACCAGCCAAATACCTCCTACCTGAGATGATAATATCTGACTATGGCAAAAAGTGTGTGGTGATTGACTTGGATGAAACGCTCGTCCACAGTTCATTCAAG CCCATCAGCAATGCTGATTTCATTGTTCCAGTGGAGATCGATGGTACCGTTCATCAG GTTTATGTGCTGAAGCGACCCCATGTGGATGAGTTTCTTCAAAAGATGGGCGAGCTTTTTGAATGTGTGCTCTTTACAGCCAGCCTTGCCAAG TATGCAGACCCTGTGGCAGACCTGCTGGACCAGTGGGGCGTGTTTCGAGCACGACTCTTCAGAGAGTCCTGCGTTTTTCACAGAGGGAACTATGTCAAAGACCTCAGCCGGCTGGGACGAGAGCTCAGCAACGTCATCATTGTGGACAATTCACCCGCCTCGTACATTTTCCACCCAGAAAACGCT GTTCCGGTCCAGTCCTGGTTTGACGATATGAATGACACAGAGCTCCTGGACCTGCTGCCTTTCTTTGAGGGACTCAGCAAAGAGGAAGAGGTTTACGGGGTCCTGCAGAACCTAAGAGGCAGGTAG
- the LOC132978758 gene encoding 1-phosphatidylinositol 4,5-bisphosphate phosphodiesterase delta-1-like isoform X5 — translation METNGIEKKTGVEGDRELQFLLQGGDLLKVRSSSWKKTRFYRLKEDFNTMWHESKKTFWRKQTCECSPSKPPEFSLGDISAVRLGRQSEGLRKNTEEHVEDRCFSIAFKGHRKNLDLMASSEEEAKMWVKSLDKMLLNLNNLSHQQKTEHWIYSCMRKADKNDDDKLSESELKDFLRLINIEVDDDYAEELFKQCDSSKSGYLSGEEIEHFYDLLTRREEIGVIYGEYAKTKGYMSPENLVDFLMKEQREKATLADAHSIIEKYEPDEKAKQNKLLSKDGFLMYLHHPEALVLNSDHRELYQDMSQPLSHYFISSSHNTYLMEDQLKGPSSTEAYIKALLKGCRCVELDCWDGSDDEPVIYHGYTLTSQILFKDAIKAIKEYAFKTSEYPVIISLENHCSVEQQEVMAHHLSSILGSALVTSPLGEGMPKEFPSPEELTGKFLIKGKRLNKLEVMYAPDEEAADDTDVTEEEESNDEEKEEEENKKQKKKLKLAKSLSDLVIYCKSVHFHGFEDARNNLSFYEMSSFKEGKAMELAEESANAYIHHNVEKLSRIYPAGSRTNSSNYNPVPLWNAGCQIVALNFQTTCPEIDVNQGRFLVNGKTGYILKPPYMRDVNTEFDPITLTRGDWLKHKTLHVMIISAQQLPKVNNSKSSILDPLVKVEVLGVPADNAEKETNHVENNGFNPTWNENFQFDVFVPDLAMVRFAVEDYDSTSSNEFVGQYTLPFNSLKMGYRHVPLLNKNGDLLPSAGLFAHIMILDAE, via the exons TTTCCCTCGGTGACATCTCGGCGGTGCGGTTGGGGCGACAGTCAGAGGGCCTGAGGAAGAACACAGAGGAGCACGTGGAGGACCGCTGCTTCTCCATCGCCTTCAAGGGCCATCGTAAGAACCTTGACCTGATGGCCAGCTCCGAGGAGGAGGCCAAGATGTGGGTCAAGAGCCTGGATAAAATGTTGTTGAACCTGAACAACCTCAGCCATCAGCAGAAGACTGAGCA CTGGATCTACAGCTGCATGAGGAAAGCAGACAAGAACGACGACGATAAACTGAGTGAGTCGGAGCTCAAAGATTTCTTACGTCTGATCAACATCGAGGTGGATGACGACTACGCAGAGGAGCTCTTCAAG CAATGTGACAGTTCTAAATCTGGGTACCTGTCTGGAGAGGAGATCGAACATTTCTACGACCTGCTGACGCGTCGCGAGGAGATCGGCGTGATCTACGGGGAGTACGCTAAAACGAAAGGCTACATGAGTCCTGAGAACCTGGTGGACTTCCTGatgaaggagcagagagagaaagccacGCTTGCTGACGCACACAGCATCATCGAGAAGTACGAGCCCGATGAAAAGG ccaAGCAGAACAAGCTGCTGTCCAAAGATGGCTTCCTCATGTACCTGCACCATCCGGAGGCCTTGGTGCTCAATTCCGATCACAGAGAGTTGTACCAGGACATGAGCCAGCCCCTCAGCCACtacttcatctcctcctcacaCAACACCTACCTGATGGAGGACCAGCTCAAAGGGCCCAGCAGCACGGAGGCGTACATCAA GGCTCTGCTGAAGGGCTGCCGCTGCGTAGAGCTCGACTGCTGGGATGGCTCGGACGATGAGCCCGTGATCTACCACGGCTACACCCTCACCTCCCAGATCCTCTTTAAAGACGCCATCAAAGCCATCAAGGAGTACGCTTTCAAG ACGTCAGAGTACCCGGTGATCATCTCCTTGGAGAATCACtgcagtgtggagcagcaggAAGTCATGGCCCATCACCTGAGCTCCATCCTGGGCAGCGCTCTGGTCACCTCCCCCCTGGGTGAAGGCATGCCCAAAGAGTTCCCCTCTCCTGAG GAGCTGACGGGGAAGTTCCTGATCAAGGGGAAGAGGTTAAACAAACTGGAAGTCATGTACGCTCCGGATGAAGAGGCAGCCGACGACACCGAcgtcacagaggaggaagagtcgaatgatgaagagaaggaggaggaggaaaacaag aagcagaagaagaagctgaaacTGGCCAAATCGCTGTCTGACCTGGTGATCTACTGTAAAAGCGTCCACTTTCACGGCTTCGAAGACGCGAGGAACAACCTGAGCTTCTACGAGATGTCGTCCTTCAAAGAGGGGAAGGCCATGGAGCTGGCCGAGGAGTCTG CTAATGCCTACATCCATCACAATGTGGAGAAGCTGAGCCGCATCTATCCAGCCGGCTCCAGGACCAACTCCTCCAACTACAACCCTGTTCCTCTGTGGAACGCTGGCTGTCAGATCG TGGCCTTAAACTTCCAGACCACCTGCCCCGAAATCGACGTGAATCAGGGCAGATTCCTCGTTAACGGCAAGACCGGCTACATCCTGAAACCGCCCTACATGAGGGACGTGAACACAGAGTTTGACCCCATCACCCTGACCCGGGGAGACTGGCTGAAGCACAAGACGCTACATGTCatg ATTATATCGGCCCAGCAGCTCCCTAAAGTGAACAATAGCAAGTCCTCCATCCTGGACCCGCTGGTTAAAGTGGAGGTGTTAGGAGTGCCGGCTGATAATGCTGAGAAAGAGACCAATCACGTGGAAAACAACG GTTTTAATCCAACATGGAACGAAAACTTTCAGTTCGACGTGTTCGTGCCGGACCTGGCTATGGTGCGCTTCGCTGTTGAAGACTATGACTCAACGTCGTCCAACGAGTTTGTTGGACAGTACACACTTCCTTTCAACAGCTTGAAAATGG GGTACAGACATGTTCCTCTGCTCAACAAGAATGGAGACCTGCTCCCCTCAGCTGGACTCTTTGCACACATCATGATCCTCGACGCAGAGTAA
- the LOC132978758 gene encoding 1-phosphatidylinositol 4,5-bisphosphate phosphodiesterase delta-1-like isoform X7, whose protein sequence is MWHESKKTFWRKQTCECSPSKPPEFSLGDISAVRLGRQSEGLRKNTEEHVEDRCFSIAFKGHRKNLDLMASSEEEAKMWVKSLDKMLLNLNNLSHQQKTEHWIYSCMRKADKNDDDKLSESELKDFLRLINIEVDDDYAEELFKQCDSSKSGYLSGEEIEHFYDLLTRREEIGVIYGEYAKTKGYMSPENLVDFLMKEQREKATLADAHSIIEKYEPDEKAKQNKLLSKDGFLMYLHHPEALVLNSDHRELYQDMSQPLSHYFISSSHNTYLMEDQLKGPSSTEAYIKALLKGCRCVELDCWDGSDDEPVIYHGYTLTSQILFKDAIKAIKEYAFKTSEYPVIISLENHCSVEQQEVMAHHLSSILGSALVTSPLGEGMPKEFPSPEELTGKFLIKGKRLNKLEVMYAPDEEAADDTDVTEEEESNDEEKEEEENKKQKKKLKLAKSLSDLVIYCKSVHFHGFEDARNNLSFYEMSSFKEGKAMELAEESANAYIHHNVEKLSRIYPAGSRTNSSNYNPVPLWNAGCQIVALNFQTTCPEIDVNQGRFLVNGKTGYILKPPYMRDVNTEFDPITLTRGDWLKHKTLHVMIISAQQLPKVNNSKSSILDPLVKVEVLGVPADNAEKETNHVENNGFNPTWNENFQFDVFVPDLAMVRFAVEDYDSTSSNEFVGQYTLPFNSLKMGYRHVPLLNKNGDLLPSAGLFAHIMILDAE, encoded by the exons TTTCCCTCGGTGACATCTCGGCGGTGCGGTTGGGGCGACAGTCAGAGGGCCTGAGGAAGAACACAGAGGAGCACGTGGAGGACCGCTGCTTCTCCATCGCCTTCAAGGGCCATCGTAAGAACCTTGACCTGATGGCCAGCTCCGAGGAGGAGGCCAAGATGTGGGTCAAGAGCCTGGATAAAATGTTGTTGAACCTGAACAACCTCAGCCATCAGCAGAAGACTGAGCA CTGGATCTACAGCTGCATGAGGAAAGCAGACAAGAACGACGACGATAAACTGAGTGAGTCGGAGCTCAAAGATTTCTTACGTCTGATCAACATCGAGGTGGATGACGACTACGCAGAGGAGCTCTTCAAG CAATGTGACAGTTCTAAATCTGGGTACCTGTCTGGAGAGGAGATCGAACATTTCTACGACCTGCTGACGCGTCGCGAGGAGATCGGCGTGATCTACGGGGAGTACGCTAAAACGAAAGGCTACATGAGTCCTGAGAACCTGGTGGACTTCCTGatgaaggagcagagagagaaagccacGCTTGCTGACGCACACAGCATCATCGAGAAGTACGAGCCCGATGAAAAGG ccaAGCAGAACAAGCTGCTGTCCAAAGATGGCTTCCTCATGTACCTGCACCATCCGGAGGCCTTGGTGCTCAATTCCGATCACAGAGAGTTGTACCAGGACATGAGCCAGCCCCTCAGCCACtacttcatctcctcctcacaCAACACCTACCTGATGGAGGACCAGCTCAAAGGGCCCAGCAGCACGGAGGCGTACATCAA GGCTCTGCTGAAGGGCTGCCGCTGCGTAGAGCTCGACTGCTGGGATGGCTCGGACGATGAGCCCGTGATCTACCACGGCTACACCCTCACCTCCCAGATCCTCTTTAAAGACGCCATCAAAGCCATCAAGGAGTACGCTTTCAAG ACGTCAGAGTACCCGGTGATCATCTCCTTGGAGAATCACtgcagtgtggagcagcaggAAGTCATGGCCCATCACCTGAGCTCCATCCTGGGCAGCGCTCTGGTCACCTCCCCCCTGGGTGAAGGCATGCCCAAAGAGTTCCCCTCTCCTGAG GAGCTGACGGGGAAGTTCCTGATCAAGGGGAAGAGGTTAAACAAACTGGAAGTCATGTACGCTCCGGATGAAGAGGCAGCCGACGACACCGAcgtcacagaggaggaagagtcgaatgatgaagagaaggaggaggaggaaaacaag aagcagaagaagaagctgaaacTGGCCAAATCGCTGTCTGACCTGGTGATCTACTGTAAAAGCGTCCACTTTCACGGCTTCGAAGACGCGAGGAACAACCTGAGCTTCTACGAGATGTCGTCCTTCAAAGAGGGGAAGGCCATGGAGCTGGCCGAGGAGTCTG CTAATGCCTACATCCATCACAATGTGGAGAAGCTGAGCCGCATCTATCCAGCCGGCTCCAGGACCAACTCCTCCAACTACAACCCTGTTCCTCTGTGGAACGCTGGCTGTCAGATCG TGGCCTTAAACTTCCAGACCACCTGCCCCGAAATCGACGTGAATCAGGGCAGATTCCTCGTTAACGGCAAGACCGGCTACATCCTGAAACCGCCCTACATGAGGGACGTGAACACAGAGTTTGACCCCATCACCCTGACCCGGGGAGACTGGCTGAAGCACAAGACGCTACATGTCatg ATTATATCGGCCCAGCAGCTCCCTAAAGTGAACAATAGCAAGTCCTCCATCCTGGACCCGCTGGTTAAAGTGGAGGTGTTAGGAGTGCCGGCTGATAATGCTGAGAAAGAGACCAATCACGTGGAAAACAACG GTTTTAATCCAACATGGAACGAAAACTTTCAGTTCGACGTGTTCGTGCCGGACCTGGCTATGGTGCGCTTCGCTGTTGAAGACTATGACTCAACGTCGTCCAACGAGTTTGTTGGACAGTACACACTTCCTTTCAACAGCTTGAAAATGG GGTACAGACATGTTCCTCTGCTCAACAAGAATGGAGACCTGCTCCCCTCAGCTGGACTCTTTGCACACATCATGATCCTCGACGCAGAGTAA
- the LOC132978758 gene encoding 1-phosphatidylinositol 4,5-bisphosphate phosphodiesterase delta-1-like isoform X6 → METNGIEKKTGVEGDRELQFLLQGGDLLKVRSSSWKKTRFYRLKEDFNTMWHESKKTFWRKQTFSLGDISAVRLGRQSEGLRKNTEEHVEDRCFSIAFKGHRKNLDLMASSEEEAKMWVKSLDKMLLNLNNLSHQQKTEHWIYSCMRKADKNDDDKLSESELKDFLRLINIEVDDDYAEELFKQCDSSKSGYLSGEEIEHFYDLLTRREEIGVIYGEYAKTKGYMSPENLVDFLMKEQREKATLADAHSIIEKYEPDEKAKQNKLLSKDGFLMYLHHPEALVLNSDHRELYQDMSQPLSHYFISSSHNTYLMEDQLKGPSSTEAYIKALLKGCRCVELDCWDGSDDEPVIYHGYTLTSQILFKDAIKAIKEYAFKTSEYPVIISLENHCSVEQQEVMAHHLSSILGSALVTSPLGEGMPKEFPSPEELTGKFLIKGKRLNKLEVMYAPDEEAADDTDVTEEEESNDEEKEEEENKKQKKKLKLAKSLSDLVIYCKSVHFHGFEDARNNLSFYEMSSFKEGKAMELAEESANAYIHHNVEKLSRIYPAGSRTNSSNYNPVPLWNAGCQIVALNFQTTCPEIDVNQGRFLVNGKTGYILKPPYMRDVNTEFDPITLTRGDWLKHKTLHVMIISAQQLPKVNNSKSSILDPLVKVEVLGVPADNAEKETNHVENNGFNPTWNENFQFDVFVPDLAMVRFAVEDYDSTSSNEFVGQYTLPFNSLKMGYRHVPLLNKNGDLLPSAGLFAHIMILDAE, encoded by the exons TTTCCCTCGGTGACATCTCGGCGGTGCGGTTGGGGCGACAGTCAGAGGGCCTGAGGAAGAACACAGAGGAGCACGTGGAGGACCGCTGCTTCTCCATCGCCTTCAAGGGCCATCGTAAGAACCTTGACCTGATGGCCAGCTCCGAGGAGGAGGCCAAGATGTGGGTCAAGAGCCTGGATAAAATGTTGTTGAACCTGAACAACCTCAGCCATCAGCAGAAGACTGAGCA CTGGATCTACAGCTGCATGAGGAAAGCAGACAAGAACGACGACGATAAACTGAGTGAGTCGGAGCTCAAAGATTTCTTACGTCTGATCAACATCGAGGTGGATGACGACTACGCAGAGGAGCTCTTCAAG CAATGTGACAGTTCTAAATCTGGGTACCTGTCTGGAGAGGAGATCGAACATTTCTACGACCTGCTGACGCGTCGCGAGGAGATCGGCGTGATCTACGGGGAGTACGCTAAAACGAAAGGCTACATGAGTCCTGAGAACCTGGTGGACTTCCTGatgaaggagcagagagagaaagccacGCTTGCTGACGCACACAGCATCATCGAGAAGTACGAGCCCGATGAAAAGG ccaAGCAGAACAAGCTGCTGTCCAAAGATGGCTTCCTCATGTACCTGCACCATCCGGAGGCCTTGGTGCTCAATTCCGATCACAGAGAGTTGTACCAGGACATGAGCCAGCCCCTCAGCCACtacttcatctcctcctcacaCAACACCTACCTGATGGAGGACCAGCTCAAAGGGCCCAGCAGCACGGAGGCGTACATCAA GGCTCTGCTGAAGGGCTGCCGCTGCGTAGAGCTCGACTGCTGGGATGGCTCGGACGATGAGCCCGTGATCTACCACGGCTACACCCTCACCTCCCAGATCCTCTTTAAAGACGCCATCAAAGCCATCAAGGAGTACGCTTTCAAG ACGTCAGAGTACCCGGTGATCATCTCCTTGGAGAATCACtgcagtgtggagcagcaggAAGTCATGGCCCATCACCTGAGCTCCATCCTGGGCAGCGCTCTGGTCACCTCCCCCCTGGGTGAAGGCATGCCCAAAGAGTTCCCCTCTCCTGAG GAGCTGACGGGGAAGTTCCTGATCAAGGGGAAGAGGTTAAACAAACTGGAAGTCATGTACGCTCCGGATGAAGAGGCAGCCGACGACACCGAcgtcacagaggaggaagagtcgaatgatgaagagaaggaggaggaggaaaacaag aagcagaagaagaagctgaaacTGGCCAAATCGCTGTCTGACCTGGTGATCTACTGTAAAAGCGTCCACTTTCACGGCTTCGAAGACGCGAGGAACAACCTGAGCTTCTACGAGATGTCGTCCTTCAAAGAGGGGAAGGCCATGGAGCTGGCCGAGGAGTCTG CTAATGCCTACATCCATCACAATGTGGAGAAGCTGAGCCGCATCTATCCAGCCGGCTCCAGGACCAACTCCTCCAACTACAACCCTGTTCCTCTGTGGAACGCTGGCTGTCAGATCG TGGCCTTAAACTTCCAGACCACCTGCCCCGAAATCGACGTGAATCAGGGCAGATTCCTCGTTAACGGCAAGACCGGCTACATCCTGAAACCGCCCTACATGAGGGACGTGAACACAGAGTTTGACCCCATCACCCTGACCCGGGGAGACTGGCTGAAGCACAAGACGCTACATGTCatg ATTATATCGGCCCAGCAGCTCCCTAAAGTGAACAATAGCAAGTCCTCCATCCTGGACCCGCTGGTTAAAGTGGAGGTGTTAGGAGTGCCGGCTGATAATGCTGAGAAAGAGACCAATCACGTGGAAAACAACG GTTTTAATCCAACATGGAACGAAAACTTTCAGTTCGACGTGTTCGTGCCGGACCTGGCTATGGTGCGCTTCGCTGTTGAAGACTATGACTCAACGTCGTCCAACGAGTTTGTTGGACAGTACACACTTCCTTTCAACAGCTTGAAAATGG GGTACAGACATGTTCCTCTGCTCAACAAGAATGGAGACCTGCTCCCCTCAGCTGGACTCTTTGCACACATCATGATCCTCGACGCAGAGTAA